Sequence from the Microbacterium sp. AZCO genome:
TGGGAGTCCTTCGACACGACGACGACCGGAAGCTCCTCGTAGAGGGGGATGACGTGCAGTCCCTCCCGGTCGATCGGCAGCCGCACGAGCGCGGCGTCGATGGGAGGGACGCGGGTCGCGGCATCCCGATCCTCGGCAGGCGTCGCGAGCAGCTCGTTCCGCTGCGTTGCGACGGCGATGGTTCGCAGCTCGAGCCCGACGTGCGGCATCCGCTCCCGCCAGACGTCGATCCACTTGCCGGGAGTCGCACCGGGAACGGCGCCGAGCACGAATGTGCCCGGCTCGGAGGTGGTCCGCTCCTGCGGCTTCTCAGCCGGGGGCCCGGTCCGCGACCGCTGCGCCGACCGACCGGCCGGTGAGGCACCCGTTCGCCGGGGAGCGGCATCCCTCCCCGTCCGCCTTTTCGGCGCGCCGCGCGAACC
This genomic interval carries:
- a CDS encoding LysR family substrate-binding domain-containing protein — encoded protein: MAKSGGSRGAPKRRTGRDAAPRRTGASPAGRSAQRSRTGPPAEKPQERTTSEPGTFVLGAVPGATPGKWIDVWRERMPHVGLELRTIAVATQRNELLATPAEDRDAATRVPPIDAALVRLPIDREGLHVIPLYEELPVVVVSKDSHLTAADELDLADLAGEIVIVPADDVLAFEVPGAVAPVFDPPETTADAIATVATGVGLVVVPMSLARLHQRRDVASIPLREGPMSEVALAWQADRTTPHVETFVGIVRGRTSNSSRG